A section of the Rhizobium sp. BG4 genome encodes:
- a CDS encoding glycoside hydrolase family 16 protein: MTTTIAHARLLWLTLTAGAALAGALPASAQQATGTSFVDDFDKIDRSVWYISDGWNNGAHQNCTWSKNQVKTEDGKLELGFAEGKSKDRNYLCGEIQTKKRFSYGTYEARIKTATGPGLNSAFFTYIGPADKQQHDEIDFEVLGKDSGTVQVNQYIKAKGGNEKLVPVGKPADQDFNDYAFVWEQNRLRYYLNGKLVQDVTDPSKIPQSPQKIFFSLWGTDTLAGWMGKFAYTQPTTMQIDRIAYTAPGDKCQFPESIACTLN, from the coding sequence ATGACGACCACAATCGCCCATGCGCGACTGCTTTGGCTGACTTTGACTGCGGGTGCCGCCCTCGCCGGCGCCCTCCCCGCATCTGCCCAGCAGGCAACAGGCACATCCTTCGTCGATGACTTCGACAAGATCGACCGCAGCGTCTGGTATATTTCCGACGGCTGGAACAACGGCGCACATCAGAACTGCACCTGGTCGAAGAATCAGGTGAAGACCGAAGACGGAAAGCTGGAACTGGGCTTTGCCGAAGGCAAGTCGAAGGACCGCAACTATCTCTGCGGCGAGATCCAGACCAAGAAGCGCTTCAGCTACGGCACCTACGAGGCCCGCATCAAGACCGCGACCGGCCCCGGCCTGAACTCGGCCTTCTTCACCTATATCGGACCGGCCGACAAGCAGCAGCACGACGAGATCGATTTCGAGGTGCTCGGCAAGGATAGCGGCACCGTTCAGGTGAACCAGTATATCAAGGCCAAGGGCGGCAACGAGAAGCTGGTGCCGGTCGGAAAGCCCGCCGATCAGGACTTCAACGACTATGCCTTCGTCTGGGAACAGAACCGCCTGCGCTACTACCTGAATGGCAAGCTGGTTCAGGACGTCACGGATCCCAGCAAGATCCCGCAGAGCCCGCAGAAGATCTTCTTCAGCCTCTGGGGCACGGACACGCTGGCCGGATGGATGGGCAAGTTCGCCTACACCCAGCCGACGACGATGCAGATCGACCGGATCGCCTATACGGCGCCCGGCGACAAATGCCAGTTCCCGGAATCGATTGCCTGCACGCTCAACTGA
- a CDS encoding glycosyltransferase family 2 protein translates to MKTDVCSSVSSLIIIPCLNEAKHIEPLIEKLDPALEELNARIVVADGGSTDGTREIVARISESDPRVILLDNPRRLQSAAINLAVNTFGRDYEYFIRIDAHGDYPDDYCQRLVEEAELTEADSVVVAMETVGFGIFQKATAFAQNSKLGNGGSKHREGAEGHWTDHGHHALMRVNAFDTVGGYDETFSHNEDAELDYRLKKAGFGIWMTDKTRMIYYPRSSVKTLFRQYLGYGRGRAKNILKHGNLPKLRQMLPLAVVPVFIGAFLAVLNWIAVIPFSLWAIACVGYGFWMAVGQRNPYGPLAAFSAMVMHFAWSAGFWMELLSFRNRKVS, encoded by the coding sequence ATGAAGACTGATGTTTGTTCCAGCGTCTCCAGCCTCATCATCATTCCCTGCCTGAACGAAGCCAAGCATATCGAGCCGCTGATCGAAAAGCTCGATCCGGCGCTCGAAGAGCTCAATGCCCGCATCGTCGTTGCCGATGGCGGCAGCACCGACGGCACCCGCGAGATCGTTGCCCGCATTAGCGAGAGCGATCCCCGCGTCATCCTGCTCGACAATCCGCGCCGGCTGCAGAGCGCCGCGATCAATCTCGCCGTCAACACCTTCGGCCGCGACTACGAATATTTCATCCGCATCGACGCGCATGGCGACTATCCGGACGATTATTGCCAGCGCCTCGTTGAGGAAGCCGAACTGACGGAAGCCGATTCCGTCGTCGTCGCCATGGAGACGGTCGGCTTCGGCATTTTCCAGAAGGCGACGGCCTTCGCCCAGAACTCCAAGCTCGGCAATGGCGGCTCCAAGCATCGCGAGGGCGCCGAGGGCCATTGGACCGATCACGGCCACCACGCGCTGATGCGCGTCAACGCCTTCGACACCGTCGGCGGCTACGACGAGACATTCAGCCATAATGAGGACGCGGAATTGGACTACCGTCTGAAAAAGGCGGGGTTCGGCATCTGGATGACCGACAAGACGCGGATGATTTATTATCCGCGTTCGAGCGTCAAAACGCTCTTCCGGCAATATCTCGGCTACGGCCGGGGACGCGCCAAGAACATCCTGAAGCATGGCAACTTGCCGAAGCTTCGTCAGATGCTGCCGCTTGCTGTCGTGCCGGTCTTCATCGGTGCGTTTCTTGCCGTGCTGAACTGGATCGCCGTGATCCCCTTCAGCCTGTGGGCAATCGCCTGCGTCGGCTACGGCTTCTGGATGGCCGTCGGCCAGCGCAATCCTTACGGGCCGCTCGCGGCCTTCTCGGCCATGGTGATGCACTTCGCCTGGTCGGCCGGTTTCTGGATGGAGCTCCTGAGCTTCCGCAACCGGAAGGTCTCCTGA
- a CDS encoding metallophosphoesterase has protein sequence MAHSFADDDREVQTMSPPARQRLQFDPGDMPIYAIGDIHGRHDLLEMAEHTIVRDAARLPGRKLIITLGDYIDRGPSSAQVISHLMMPPPENFDRICLTGNHEIMMLDYIDGKISYTEWMRMGADALLRSYGLDPDHLPLIFPTTSKLDTFIRQSLPKSHIDFMRDMPIYADTPDILFVHAGIDPGVPLSMQSDEDLVFIRDRFFYADRSLPKLVVHGHTPVPEPDIQPMRLNLDTRAFKSGSLTVARFWRGQVHIFST, from the coding sequence ATGGCTCACTCTTTCGCAGACGACGACCGTGAGGTTCAGACCATGTCACCGCCAGCCCGGCAGCGCCTCCAATTCGATCCAGGCGACATGCCGATCTATGCAATCGGGGATATCCACGGCCGCCATGACCTTCTGGAGATGGCGGAGCATACGATCGTCAGGGATGCGGCGCGCCTTCCGGGCCGCAAGCTGATCATCACGCTCGGCGACTATATCGACCGCGGCCCGTCCTCGGCGCAGGTGATCTCGCATCTGATGATGCCGCCGCCGGAGAATTTCGATCGCATCTGCCTGACCGGCAATCATGAAATCATGATGCTCGATTACATCGACGGCAAGATTTCCTACACCGAATGGATGCGGATGGGGGCCGATGCGCTGCTGCGGTCCTATGGGCTCGATCCCGATCATCTGCCGCTGATCTTCCCGACGACCTCGAAGCTCGACACCTTTATCCGCCAGTCGCTGCCGAAGTCGCATATCGATTTCATGCGCGACATGCCGATCTATGCGGATACGCCGGATATCCTCTTCGTTCATGCCGGGATCGATCCCGGTGTGCCGCTCAGCATGCAGAGCGACGAGGATCTGGTCTTCATCCGCGACCGCTTCTTCTATGCCGACCGGTCGCTGCCGAAGCTCGTCGTACATGGTCATACGCCGGTGCCCGAGCCCGATATCCAGCCGATGCGGCTCAATCTCGACACCCGGGCCTTCAAGAGCGGCAGCCTGACCGTCGCCAGGTTCTGGCGCGGTCAGGTCCACATCTTCTCCACCTAA
- a CDS encoding polysaccharide biosynthesis tyrosine autokinase, translated as MNQRNLTLHSTVPKAPDDSDSFIDIDRLIAIVIRRAGSIALCVAALVAVAAVYLLFATPQYTSMTQILLDDSMTKYAEDQAPAASSQQVDMQIASAVEILKSTELALRVVDAQNLSENQTILDPGQGPVDLVKSGLKVVVSALTPGGPPVSDDDAKEGRRQKAAALLQQALNVSRVTRSSVIAVSFRSTDKLLAARITKAYADAYLNDTLNANFDATERASVWLQERLADLRNRSQEAALDVAKFKSQNGLTSANGELMSEQQLADLNKQLIVAQADTASASARYNQFKSIVDQGPEGAVNNAAISSGQTDNSVIQDLRTRYISVSRREAEITTNFGADHPQAVQLRGEKEDLTRQIFQELQQLTSSYRNEFEVARSREASLRQNIEHLTGKNSESNESIVKLNDLEQRATALKTLYESYLARYEQASQQQSFPIAKARVISEAGVPASPSSPKKTMTLGLAIVLGLMAGGALTAFQEFRERFFRVEGDVRTILGLKFLGYLPLVGKPPKERKVFKPRKEPLPKPVEMPADDGASFERIMRIVLEAPRSVFAETLRNAKLASDVMFQGKSDRVIGVVSALPGEGKSTTAANFAALLASSGKRTLLIDADLRNPGLTRMLKQPPEKGLVEAVLGEIPWASAVKVDNRTKLAILPVVSNDNLMHTSELLASQGMFNLMENARKMFDYVVVDLAPLGPVIDAKAFAPQVDGFLFVTEWGQTPTTVVRDILNAEPQIKQKVLGVILNKTDMSELSKFSNFGGTERYRQKYVSYYTEEMPRKPEPAETSA; from the coding sequence ATGAATCAACGAAACCTGACCCTGCACAGCACAGTTCCGAAGGCCCCTGACGATTCCGATAGCTTTATCGACATCGATCGCCTGATCGCCATTGTGATCCGCCGGGCCGGTTCGATTGCGCTCTGCGTTGCCGCGCTTGTGGCAGTCGCCGCCGTCTACCTGCTGTTTGCGACCCCGCAATATACCTCGATGACGCAAATCCTGCTGGATGACAGCATGACCAAATATGCCGAGGATCAGGCACCCGCCGCCAGCTCCCAGCAGGTCGACATGCAGATCGCCAGCGCCGTCGAGATCCTGAAATCAACCGAACTGGCGCTGCGCGTCGTCGACGCCCAGAACCTTTCGGAAAACCAGACGATCCTCGATCCCGGCCAGGGTCCCGTCGATCTCGTCAAGTCCGGCCTCAAGGTCGTCGTCAGCGCATTGACGCCAGGCGGCCCGCCGGTCTCCGACGACGACGCCAAGGAAGGCCGCCGCCAGAAGGCTGCCGCCTTGCTGCAGCAGGCACTCAACGTTTCGCGCGTTACCCGCAGCTCGGTCATCGCGGTCTCCTTCCGCTCGACCGACAAGCTGCTCGCCGCGCGCATCACCAAGGCCTATGCCGACGCCTATCTGAACGACACGCTGAACGCCAATTTCGACGCCACCGAACGCGCCTCCGTCTGGCTCCAGGAGCGCCTCGCCGACCTGCGCAACCGTTCGCAGGAAGCAGCACTCGACGTCGCCAAGTTCAAGAGCCAGAACGGTCTCACTTCGGCCAACGGCGAACTGATGTCCGAGCAGCAGCTTGCCGACCTCAACAAGCAACTGATCGTCGCCCAGGCAGATACCGCCAGCGCCTCGGCCCGCTACAACCAGTTCAAGTCGATTGTCGATCAGGGACCTGAAGGCGCCGTCAACAATGCGGCGATCTCGTCCGGCCAGACCGACAATTCGGTCATCCAGGACCTGCGCACGCGCTATATCTCGGTCAGCCGCCGCGAAGCCGAGATCACCACCAATTTCGGCGCCGACCATCCGCAGGCCGTGCAGCTGCGCGGCGAAAAGGAAGACCTGACCCGCCAGATCTTCCAGGAACTGCAGCAGCTGACCTCGAGCTACCGCAACGAATTCGAAGTGGCCCGCTCGCGCGAAGCGTCGCTGCGCCAGAATATCGAGCACCTGACCGGCAAGAATTCCGAATCCAACGAATCGATCGTAAAGCTTAACGATCTGGAACAGCGCGCAACGGCGCTGAAGACGCTCTACGAATCCTACCTCGCCCGCTACGAGCAGGCGTCGCAGCAGCAGTCCTTCCCGATCGCCAAGGCCCGTGTCATCTCGGAAGCCGGCGTTCCGGCATCGCCGTCCAGCCCGAAGAAGACCATGACGCTGGGTCTCGCCATCGTGCTCGGTCTGATGGCCGGCGGCGCTCTGACGGCATTCCAGGAGTTCCGCGAACGCTTCTTCCGCGTCGAGGGCGATGTGCGCACGATTCTCGGCCTGAAGTTCCTCGGTTACCTGCCGCTGGTCGGCAAGCCGCCGAAGGAGCGCAAGGTCTTCAAGCCGCGCAAGGAGCCGCTGCCCAAGCCGGTGGAAATGCCGGCCGATGACGGCGCCAGCTTCGAGCGCATCATGCGCATCGTTCTCGAAGCACCGCGCTCGGTCTTTGCCGAAACGCTGCGCAACGCCAAGCTCGCCAGCGATGTCATGTTCCAGGGCAAGTCGGACCGCGTCATCGGCGTCGTCTCGGCGCTCCCCGGCGAAGGCAAGTCGACGACGGCGGCGAACTTCGCCGCGCTGCTCGCCTCCAGCGGCAAGCGCACGCTGCTGATCGACGCCGACCTTCGCAATCCCGGCCTGACCCGCATGCTGAAGCAGCCGCCGGAAAAGGGCCTTGTGGAAGCCGTGCTCGGCGAAATCCCGTGGGCCAGCGCCGTCAAGGTCGACAACCGCACCAAGCTTGCCATCCTGCCGGTCGTTTCCAACGACAACCTGATGCATACGAGCGAACTGTTGGCATCGCAGGGCATGTTCAACCTGATGGAAAACGCCCGCAAGATGTTCGACTACGTCGTCGTCGACCTGGCACCGCTCGGCCCGGTCATCGACGCCAAGGCCTTCGCTCCGCAGGTGGACGGCTTCCTGTTCGTTACCGAATGGGGCCAGACGCCGACGACGGTGGTGCGCGACATCCTGAACGCCGAACCGCAGATCAAGCAGAAGGTGCTCGGCGTCATCCTCAACAAGACGGATATGTCTGAGCTCAGCAAGTTCAGCAATTTCGGCGGCACCGAACGCTACCGCCAGAAATATGTGAGCTACTATACCGAGGAAATGCCGCGCAAACCGGAGCCGGCGGAAACCAGCGCCTGA
- a CDS encoding acyl-CoA dehydrogenase family protein, translating into MGTISQLHDRLRPPADRIESEEAAVAAARRLAAGFRRQSSERDINRILPFPELDALSLSGLTGITVPPEYEGLDVSNALLAEIVAIIAEGDASIGECLAIHFAALEGLRLHGGEDLQRLLFSRALSGDRFATASFPTDSITTLPLGHRIDGRSAQAPGVLFADWLVISGAADNQLLYVNRRSEGLQSVDSWDGFGQRTNGTALLVAENVQARADAAVRQGAPAAAMTALLNAGVDLGIARAVLSELQETSAVPAAAGTLIVGIEAAAALLERAGHRLDIAQINSGPAIADAEFSATAAQAHASELALRTATAIFEIAKGDTGGIGLNLDRHWRNARIRALGGKLERLHAKAAAHYSHSWEI; encoded by the coding sequence ATGGGAACGATATCGCAACTGCACGACCGGCTGAGACCGCCGGCCGACCGGATCGAGAGCGAGGAGGCAGCCGTCGCCGCCGCCCGCAGGCTCGCCGCCGGTTTCCGCCGCCAATCGAGCGAGCGCGATATCAACCGCATTCTCCCCTTCCCCGAACTCGATGCCCTCTCGCTCTCGGGTCTGACCGGAATCACCGTTCCCCCGGAATATGAGGGCCTTGACGTCAGCAACGCGCTGCTGGCCGAGATCGTCGCGATCATCGCTGAGGGCGACGCCTCGATCGGCGAATGCCTGGCGATCCACTTCGCGGCTCTCGAAGGCCTGCGGCTGCACGGCGGCGAGGATCTGCAGCGGCTGTTATTCTCCCGCGCGCTATCGGGCGACCGCTTCGCTACGGCATCATTTCCCACCGATTCCATCACCACCTTACCGCTAGGCCATCGAATCGACGGCCGTAGCGCGCAGGCGCCGGGCGTGCTCTTCGCCGACTGGCTGGTCATATCAGGCGCGGCGGACAACCAGCTCCTCTACGTCAACCGCCGAAGCGAGGGACTGCAATCCGTCGACAGCTGGGATGGTTTCGGCCAGCGCACCAACGGAACCGCGCTGCTCGTTGCCGAAAACGTTCAGGCGCGCGCCGATGCGGCCGTCCGGCAGGGCGCACCGGCAGCTGCGATGACCGCCCTGCTCAATGCCGGCGTCGATCTCGGCATCGCCCGTGCTGTTCTGTCGGAATTGCAGGAGACCAGCGCCGTCCCGGCCGCGGCAGGCACCCTGATCGTCGGCATCGAGGCGGCAGCAGCCCTTCTGGAGCGCGCCGGGCACCGGCTCGATATCGCCCAGATCAATTCAGGCCCGGCAATCGCCGACGCCGAATTCTCCGCCACAGCCGCCCAAGCGCACGCGAGTGAGCTCGCGCTACGCACCGCGACGGCAATCTTCGAAATCGCCAAGGGAGATACGGGAGGCATCGGCCTCAATCTCGACCGCCACTGGCGCAATGCCCGCATCCGGGCGCTCGGCGGCAAGCTCGAACGCCTGCATGCCAAGGCGGCAGCCCATTACAGCCATAGCTGGGAAATCTGA
- a CDS encoding glycosyltransferase has protein sequence MKDQIMQIDIGVCTYRRASLDEALLSLAVLAVPENARLRIIVADNDQTRSAEGRVEALRSTIPHEIAYVHCPASNISIARNACLENATGDYLAFIDDDEDASENWLVELLHTAEKSGADAVLGPVRSVYSQTAPAWMREGDFHSTLPVWVDGEIRTGYTCNVLLNLNSPRVAGRRFNLALGKTGGEDTEFFSYMHHDGGKIAFAPEAHVYEPVSENRAGLSWLAKRRFRFGQTHGRLLQEKNSGFARLKHIGLATAKAGYCLGVAAVCILVPVPRYRYVLRGTMHIGVVSGLLGVREIRQYGAVEGAA, from the coding sequence ATGAAGGACCAGATCATGCAGATCGACATTGGTGTTTGCACATACCGGCGCGCGTCGCTGGACGAAGCCCTGCTTTCGCTCGCCGTCCTCGCCGTCCCCGAGAATGCCAGGCTGCGCATCATCGTTGCCGATAATGACCAGACCCGGAGCGCCGAGGGCCGCGTCGAGGCGCTGCGCTCGACCATTCCCCATGAGATCGCCTATGTGCATTGCCCGGCATCGAACATCTCGATCGCCCGCAACGCCTGCCTCGAAAATGCGACGGGCGACTACCTCGCCTTCATCGACGACGATGAGGACGCATCCGAGAACTGGCTGGTAGAGCTGCTGCACACGGCTGAAAAGAGCGGCGCCGATGCCGTGCTCGGCCCTGTCCGCAGCGTCTATTCGCAGACGGCACCCGCCTGGATGCGTGAGGGCGATTTCCACTCCACCCTCCCCGTCTGGGTCGATGGCGAAATCCGCACCGGCTATACCTGCAACGTCCTTCTCAACCTGAATTCGCCGCGCGTCGCCGGCCGCCGCTTCAATCTGGCGCTCGGCAAGACCGGCGGTGAGGACACCGAATTCTTCAGCTACATGCATCACGACGGCGGCAAGATCGCCTTCGCGCCGGAAGCCCATGTCTATGAACCGGTTTCGGAAAACCGCGCCGGCCTCTCCTGGCTTGCCAAGCGCCGCTTCCGCTTCGGCCAGACGCATGGCCGCCTGCTGCAGGAAAAGAACAGCGGTTTCGCCCGCCTGAAGCATATCGGCCTCGCCACCGCCAAGGCCGGTTACTGCCTCGGCGTCGCGGCCGTCTGCATTCTCGTTCCGGTTCCGCGCTATCGCTACGTGCTGCGCGGCACGATGCATATCGGCGTCGTCAGCGGGTTGCTCGGCGTTCGCGAAATCCGCCAATATGGCGCTGTCGAGGGGGCTGCATGA
- a CDS encoding Rrf2 family transcriptional regulator has translation MSDTRFPTALQIVVTVAVNEAAGVRTTSPQLAASLDTNPSFVRKIVSTLSKSGILISSDGVSGGIRLARPAPDIKLLEIHGSVLPEQKAWSARENIPTICSVTRNISAVSDQLSARADKAVAGVLEGVTVQDCIDRINQLDRAALTAASHS, from the coding sequence ATGAGTGACACACGGTTTCCAACAGCGCTGCAAATCGTCGTGACGGTCGCGGTCAATGAGGCCGCGGGCGTTCGCACGACCAGTCCGCAATTGGCAGCCAGTCTCGATACAAATCCCAGTTTTGTCCGGAAAATCGTTTCGACCCTGTCGAAATCGGGGATACTCATTTCCTCAGACGGCGTCAGTGGCGGTATCCGCCTGGCGCGTCCGGCGCCCGATATCAAGCTTCTGGAGATTCATGGCAGCGTTCTGCCGGAACAGAAGGCGTGGTCGGCACGCGAAAACATTCCCACCATCTGCTCGGTCACGCGCAATATCAGCGCAGTATCCGACCAGCTCAGCGCCCGGGCCGACAAGGCTGTCGCCGGCGTGCTCGAAGGCGTTACGGTCCAGGATTGCATCGACAGGATCAATCAGCTCGACCGCGCCGCGCTCACAGCCGCCTCGCATTCCTGA
- a CDS encoding porin, which produces MNIRSILIGSAAALSSVSGAYAADAIVAAEPEAVEYVRVCDAYGTGYFYIPGTETCLKIGGYLRFDVGFGAGDAYKDNTQEDWQARTRAHVAFDAKSDTEYGTLTSRIVLESNFRGGADADIGGLTGGSSTVLGSNQNATVIDQAYIDIAGLRVGKFTSWWDDDFSGETDAMANVTNTNAIRYQYDAGDFYAGAALEELNGNSGTNTTSPRSSLFMGNTDQHGNTLGVDASVGGKFSNFTWAVYGGYDAGNQEGAVTARIGADVGPGKAEIAAIWSSGLGDAGNGGNAYYANGEWTVVAQYALKATDKFTITPAAQYTNNIVTDADGSWDDGNMWRAGVTLDYQVVENLNAKLAATYVKEDYGNQTVDGRKDADWVEGFFRLQRDF; this is translated from the coding sequence ATGAACATTCGTTCTATTCTCATTGGTTCGGCGGCTGCGCTGAGCTCGGTGTCCGGCGCATACGCGGCCGACGCCATTGTTGCAGCTGAGCCGGAAGCTGTTGAATACGTTCGCGTTTGCGACGCCTACGGCACTGGTTACTTCTACATCCCGGGCACCGAAACCTGCCTCAAGATCGGTGGCTACCTCCGCTTCGACGTCGGCTTCGGCGCTGGCGACGCTTACAAGGACAACACCCAGGAAGACTGGCAGGCTCGTACCCGCGCTCACGTCGCTTTCGACGCCAAGAGCGACACCGAGTACGGCACGCTGACGAGCCGCATCGTTCTCGAATCCAACTTCCGCGGCGGCGCCGATGCTGACATCGGTGGCCTCACGGGCGGCAGCTCGACCGTTCTCGGCAGCAACCAGAACGCCACCGTTATCGACCAGGCATACATCGACATCGCTGGCCTGCGCGTTGGTAAGTTCACCAGCTGGTGGGACGACGACTTCTCGGGCGAAACCGATGCGATGGCGAACGTGACCAACACGAACGCTATCCGTTACCAGTACGACGCCGGCGACTTCTACGCTGGTGCCGCTCTCGAAGAGCTCAACGGCAACTCTGGTACGAACACCACCTCGCCGCGCAGCTCGCTCTTCATGGGCAACACTGACCAGCACGGCAACACGCTCGGCGTCGACGCTTCTGTCGGTGGCAAGTTCTCGAACTTCACCTGGGCTGTTTACGGTGGTTATGACGCCGGCAACCAGGAAGGTGCTGTAACGGCTCGCATCGGCGCAGACGTTGGCCCGGGCAAGGCTGAAATCGCAGCCATCTGGTCGAGCGGTCTCGGCGATGCAGGCAACGGCGGCAACGCTTACTACGCTAACGGCGAATGGACCGTTGTCGCTCAGTACGCTCTGAAGGCAACCGACAAGTTCACCATCACCCCGGCTGCTCAGTACACGAACAACATCGTGACCGACGCTGATGGCTCGTGGGATGACGGCAACATGTGGCGCGCTGGCGTTACGCTTGACTACCAGGTTGTTGAAAACCTGAACGCCAAGCTGGCTGCTACCTACGTCAAGGAAGACTACGGCAATCAGACCGTCGACGGCCGCAAGGACGCTGACTGGGTTGAAGGCTTCTTCCGCCTGCAGCGCGACTTCTAA
- a CDS encoding Rrf2 family transcriptional regulator: MLTKKGKYGLKALVDLAKLAPGETAFINDVAARNNIPKKFLDTILLELRNVGILRSKKGPGGGYSLSKPASEIRIGHVIRTLDGPLAPIRCASRTAYEACDDCSDPETCHVRRSMTEVRDAIADILDNMTLEQFVAKGGNLADGGEDEVLPVSAAS; encoded by the coding sequence ATGTTGACGAAAAAGGGAAAGTACGGGCTCAAGGCGCTTGTCGATCTGGCGAAGCTGGCGCCCGGCGAGACGGCCTTCATCAATGATGTTGCGGCGCGCAACAATATCCCGAAGAAGTTCCTCGATACGATCCTGCTCGAATTGCGCAATGTCGGCATCCTGCGCTCGAAGAAGGGGCCGGGCGGCGGCTACTCGCTGTCGAAGCCGGCTTCCGAGATCAGGATCGGTCATGTGATCCGCACGCTCGACGGCCCGCTGGCGCCGATTCGCTGCGCCAGCCGCACGGCTTATGAAGCCTGCGACGACTGTTCGGATCCCGAAACCTGTCATGTGCGCAGGTCGATGACCGAAGTGCGCGATGCGATTGCCGATATTCTCGACAACATGACGCTGGAACAGTTCGTTGCCAAAGGCGGCAATCTTGCTGATGGCGGCGAGGACGAGGTGCTGCCGGTTTCGGCTGCCAGCTGA
- a CDS encoding glycosyltransferase family 2 protein — MSEKLPDISFIIAAYNAAETLDKAIGGALAQTDVTVEVIVADDCSSDATRAVAAAYGGNVRLIALEKNGGPSAARNAAIDAARGRWLATLDADDTIEPDRLKRMIARAEAAGAQIAVDNMRVIRADGTAPETMFSPAALATTPELTLANFIRSNALFRNEHNFGYLKPVFERAFIERHGLRFDENLRIGEDYLFLASAMALGATCVFKPEPGYNYHIREGSISRVLRLDHIEAMMEGDRRFLARHSLDASATDAQKFRARSLRQAHAFLELVESIKRRSLSGAIRAAWRDPLAVAHLRMPIAVRFNRMTAALRGAAAQNTEITVTGGASRSRKG; from the coding sequence ATGAGCGAAAAGCTGCCCGACATCAGCTTTATCATTGCGGCCTACAATGCTGCCGAAACGCTGGACAAGGCGATCGGCGGCGCTTTGGCGCAGACGGATGTGACGGTGGAAGTCATCGTCGCCGACGACTGCTCGAGCGATGCGACGCGTGCGGTCGCTGCTGCCTATGGCGGCAATGTCCGCCTCATCGCACTCGAAAAGAACGGCGGCCCCTCAGCCGCGCGCAATGCGGCGATCGATGCCGCCCGCGGCCGCTGGCTGGCAACACTGGACGCGGACGACACGATCGAACCCGATCGCCTGAAGCGCATGATCGCGCGCGCCGAAGCGGCTGGTGCCCAGATCGCCGTCGACAACATGCGGGTGATCCGCGCCGACGGCACCGCGCCCGAAACCATGTTCTCGCCCGCCGCTCTCGCCACGACGCCGGAGCTGACGCTTGCGAATTTCATCCGCTCCAACGCGCTGTTCCGCAACGAGCACAATTTCGGCTACCTGAAGCCGGTCTTCGAGCGTGCCTTCATCGAGCGGCATGGCCTGCGCTTCGACGAGAACCTGCGCATCGGCGAAGACTATCTCTTCCTCGCCTCGGCGATGGCGCTCGGCGCGACCTGCGTCTTCAAACCGGAGCCGGGCTACAACTATCACATCCGCGAGGGATCGATCTCCCGCGTCCTCCGTCTCGACCATATCGAGGCGATGATGGAAGGCGACCGCCGGTTTCTTGCCCGTCACAGCCTCGATGCCTCAGCGACAGACGCCCAGAAATTCCGCGCCCGCAGCCTCCGCCAGGCGCATGCCTTCCTCGAACTGGTCGAAAGCATCAAGCGCCGCTCCCTCTCCGGAGCGATCCGGGCGGCCTGGCGCGATCCGCTGGCCGTTGCCCATCTCAGAATGCCCATCGCAGTCCGTTTCAACCGCATGACGGCGGCCCTTCGCGGCGCTGCCGCTCAGAATACGGAAATCACAGTCACAGGCGGCGCTTCGCGCTCGCGCAAAGGATAA